A single window of Synechococcus sp. C9 DNA harbors:
- a CDS encoding NUDIX hydrolase has product MGWSERIRVLALGLIQRDNRVFLSQGYDPARQLTFYRALGGGVEFGEPSARALEREFWEELQAELRDIEYLGCLENIFTYNGKPGHEIIQLYRCGFVDPKFYECESLQFQEGERTKIARWVAIEPLLNGELILYPEGFSQYLTR; this is encoded by the coding sequence ATGGGCTGGAGCGAGCGGATTCGGGTGCTGGCTTTGGGGTTAATCCAACGGGACAACCGGGTGTTTTTGTCCCAAGGTTATGACCCGGCTCGCCAACTCACTTTTTACCGAGCGTTGGGGGGTGGGGTGGAGTTTGGGGAACCCAGTGCCCGTGCCCTAGAGCGGGAATTTTGGGAAGAATTGCAGGCGGAACTGCGGGATATTGAATATCTGGGTTGTTTGGAGAATATTTTTACCTACAATGGCAAGCCGGGGCATGAAATTATCCAGCTTTATCGCTGTGGTTTTGTTGACCCGAAATTTTATGAATGTGAATCCCTGCAATTCCAGGAGGGGGAACGGACTAAAATCGCCCGTTGGGTGGCTATAGAACCCCTATTAAATGGGGAATTGATCCTTTATCCAGAGGGATTTAGCCAGTATTTAACCCGCTGA